In Zingiber officinale cultivar Zhangliang chromosome 3B, Zo_v1.1, whole genome shotgun sequence, a single window of DNA contains:
- the LOC121968288 gene encoding transcription factor GHD7-like: protein MIAAMSASNLCDVCRGTGGSACPHCTDLNRAIPTLFNEPMREFQFFGHEDSVAWMFSDPKDSDPPLDQELPAMAARGFGYLHGLGEGHDSRHGLTFDVSLSSSAGPQETVPAVVPMVTAVAVGQAASGATFMPFSGSTLEDTLNDSNREVGEGMTAGRGDLAMEREAKIMRYKEKRKKRRYEKQIRYASRKAYAEMRPRVKGRFAKTMESTESQPVEQQPYEPHDRNAFSWFQLG, encoded by the exons ATGATCGCAGCCATGTCGGCGTCCAACCTGTGCGACGTGTGTCGAGGCACCGGCGGCAGCGCATGCCCCCACTGCACCGACCTCAACCGTGCCATCCCGACCTTGTTCAACGAGCCCATGCGTGAGTTCCAGTTCTTTGGGCACGAGGACTCGGTCGCGTGGATGTTTAGCGACCCCAAGGACAGTGATCCCCCGCTGGATCAGGAGCTCCCGGCAATGGCCGCCAGAGGATTCGGGTACCTGCATGGCCTGGGAGAAGGTCATGACTCTAGACATGGCTTGACCTTCGATGTCAGCTTGAGTAGTTCCGCAGGGCCACAAGAGACGGTACCCGCAGTAGTACCAATGGTGACGGCGGTGGCCGTGGGGCAGGCGGCGTCCGGTGCCACCTTC ATGCCATTCTCGGGGAGCACACTTGAAGACACTTTGAACGATAGCAACAGAGAGGTTGGGGAAGGCATGACGGCCGGCCGAGGTGACCTGGCAATGGAGAGGGAAGCCAAGATCATGAGGtacaaagagaagagaaagaagaggaggtACGAGAAGCAGATACGATATGCCTCGAGGAAGGCCTATGCTGAGATGAGGCCAAGGGTAAAAGGGCGTTTCGCAAAGACGATGGAGTCTACAGAGAGCCAGCCAGTCGAACAGCAACCTTACGAGCCTCACGATAGAAATGCCTTTAGCTGGTTTCAATTGGGGTAG